The following coding sequences are from one Augochlora pura isolate Apur16 chromosome 6, APUR_v2.2.1, whole genome shotgun sequence window:
- the LOC144471397 gene encoding matrix metalloproteinase-14-like isoform X3: protein MRTKWNCLRPGRCTGSVLLAVVLVIVAVEADEASPEISQTAAMNYLSQFGYLQPINPTSGGIISKDSLSKAVAEFQAFAGLNITGDFDADTYKLMALPRCGVKDKVGPGFGRSKRYALQGSRWRVKKLTYKISKYPRNLPQQKVDVELNKAFKVWSDYTDLVFIQKKSGQVHIEIRFEKGEHGDGDPFDGPGGTLAHAYFPVYGGDAHFDDAEHWTIDSYRGTNLFQVAAHEFGHSLGLSHSDIKAALMAPFYRGYEPNFRLDDDDIQGIQALYGKKTTNFGGIPTGPRFGTSTTSAPSEEDSELCVDPKVDTMFNSAEGHIYVFKDDRYWRLTADGVAVGYPKLISSSWKGLPGNIDAAFTYKNGKTYFFKGSKYWRFVGKRMDGDYPKEISEGFTGIPDNIDTVTVWTGNGKIYFYKGSKFWRFDPAQKPPVKNTYPKLISNWEGLPDNLDASIVYHGYTYFFKGDAYYRFQDRSFSVDIADPAFPRSTAYWWFGCRSANKGTLGETDEQLVTSSNQDMDNGAMHNYRSPSQWWYLSFSIMTMVLAKVIATT, encoded by the exons AACTACCTCTCTCAGTTCGGCTACTTGCAACCCATAAATCCAACGAGCGGCGGCATCATATCCAAGGACTCGCTGTCCAAAGCGGTCGCCGAATTCCAGGCTTTCGCTGGATTGAACATAACAG gCGACTTCGATGCAGACACGTACAAATTAATGGCGCTGCCGAGATGCGGCGTGAAAGACAAAGTTGGCCCCGGATTTGGACGATCGAAGCGGTACGCTCTTCAAG GATCGCGATGGCGTGTGAAAAAACTGACGTACAAGATCAGCAAGTACCCGCGGAACCTGCCGCAGCAAAAGGTCGACGTCGAGCTGAACAAAGCGTTCAAAGTGTGGTCGGACTATACAGATCTCGTCTTCATCCAGAAGAAATCGGGACAG GTCCACATAGAGATCAGATTCGAGAAGGGCGAGCACGGTGACGGAGATCCTTTCGATGGACCTGGTGGCACTTTGGCTCACGCTTACTTCCCTGTTTATGGCGGCGATGCCCATTTCGACGACGCAGAGCATTGGACAATCGACAGTTACCGCGGCACCAATCTGTTTCAAGTCGCGGCACACGAGTTCGGCCATTCCCTCGGCTTAAGTCACAGCGACATAAAAGCGGCCCTGATGGCACCCTTCTATCGTGGATACGAGCCCAACTTCCGGttggacgacgacgacatcCAGGGCATTCAG GCTTTGTACGGAAAAAAGACTACGAATTTCGGTGGAATTCCAACTGGACCTAGATTCGGAACTTCGACCACGTCGGCGCCCAGTGAAGAGGATTCCGAGCTTTGCGTAGATCCAAAAGTAGACACCATGTTCAATTCTGCGGAGGGACACATATACGTGTTCAAGG ACGATCGTTACTGGAGATTGACGGCGGACGGAGTGGCAGTCGGCTACCCCAAGCTAATTTCGAGCTCGTGGAAGGGTCTGCCAGGAAACATAGACGCAGCGTTCACGTACAAGAACGGCAAAACATACTTCTTCAAG GGCTCAAAGTATTGGAGATTCGTGGGCAAGAGAATGGACGGGGATTACCCGAAGGAAATCAGCGAGGGTTTCACGGGCATTCCAGACAACATCGATACTGTGACAGTGTGGACCGGAAACGGCAAGATTTACTTCTACAAAGGTAGCAAGTTCTGGAGGTTCGATCCAGCGCAGAAACCGCCAGTGAAGAACACTTATCCTAAACTGATCTCGAATTGGGAGGGTCTTCCGGATAATCTGGACGCCTCGATCGTCTATCACGGTTACACGTACTTCTTCAAAGGTGACGCTTACTACCGGTTCCAGGACAGGTCGTTCAGC GTGGACATTGCTGACCCAGCGTTCCCAAGGTCGACTGCGTACTGGTGGTTCGGGTGCAGGTCCGCCAACAAAGGAACACTAG GCGAAACGGACGAGCAGCTAGTCACGTCTTCCAATCAGGACATGGACAACGGAGCGATGCACAATTACAGATCGCCGTCCCAATGGTGGTACCTGTCGTTCAGTATAATGACTATGGTCCTTGCTAAAGTAATCGCCACCACGTAA
- the LOC144471397 gene encoding matrix metalloproteinase-14-like isoform X1, producing the protein MRTKWNCLRPGRCTGSVLLAVVLVIVAVEADEASPEISQTAAMNYLSQFGYLQPINPTSGGIISKDSLSKAVAEFQAFAGLNITGDFDADTYKLMALPRCGVKDKVGPGFGRSKRYALQGSRWRVKKLTYKISKYPRNLPQQKVDVELNKAFKVWSDYTDLVFIQKKSGQVHIEIRFEKGEHGDGDPFDGPGGTLAHAYFPVYGGDAHFDDAEHWTIDSYRGTNLFQVAAHEFGHSLGLSHSDIKAALMAPFYRGYEPNFRLDDDDIQGIQALYGKKTTNFGGIPTGPRFGTSTTSAPSEEDSELCVDPKVDTMFNSAEGHIYVFKDDRYWRLTADGVAVGYPKLISSSWKGLPGNIDAAFTYKNGKTYFFKGSKYWRFVGKRMDGDYPKEISEGFTGIPDNIDTVTVWTGNGKIYFYKGSKFWRFDPAQKPPVKNTYPKLISNWEGLPDNLDASIVYHGYTYFFKGDAYYRFQDRSFSVDIADPAFPRSTAYWWFGCRSANKGTLGKEQWLRENPEDTFPHANILVPDHGDFDDPDGYGDVGDIILDAGETDEQLVTSSNQDMDNGAMHNYRSPSQWWYLSFSIMTMVLAKVIATT; encoded by the exons AACTACCTCTCTCAGTTCGGCTACTTGCAACCCATAAATCCAACGAGCGGCGGCATCATATCCAAGGACTCGCTGTCCAAAGCGGTCGCCGAATTCCAGGCTTTCGCTGGATTGAACATAACAG gCGACTTCGATGCAGACACGTACAAATTAATGGCGCTGCCGAGATGCGGCGTGAAAGACAAAGTTGGCCCCGGATTTGGACGATCGAAGCGGTACGCTCTTCAAG GATCGCGATGGCGTGTGAAAAAACTGACGTACAAGATCAGCAAGTACCCGCGGAACCTGCCGCAGCAAAAGGTCGACGTCGAGCTGAACAAAGCGTTCAAAGTGTGGTCGGACTATACAGATCTCGTCTTCATCCAGAAGAAATCGGGACAG GTCCACATAGAGATCAGATTCGAGAAGGGCGAGCACGGTGACGGAGATCCTTTCGATGGACCTGGTGGCACTTTGGCTCACGCTTACTTCCCTGTTTATGGCGGCGATGCCCATTTCGACGACGCAGAGCATTGGACAATCGACAGTTACCGCGGCACCAATCTGTTTCAAGTCGCGGCACACGAGTTCGGCCATTCCCTCGGCTTAAGTCACAGCGACATAAAAGCGGCCCTGATGGCACCCTTCTATCGTGGATACGAGCCCAACTTCCGGttggacgacgacgacatcCAGGGCATTCAG GCTTTGTACGGAAAAAAGACTACGAATTTCGGTGGAATTCCAACTGGACCTAGATTCGGAACTTCGACCACGTCGGCGCCCAGTGAAGAGGATTCCGAGCTTTGCGTAGATCCAAAAGTAGACACCATGTTCAATTCTGCGGAGGGACACATATACGTGTTCAAGG ACGATCGTTACTGGAGATTGACGGCGGACGGAGTGGCAGTCGGCTACCCCAAGCTAATTTCGAGCTCGTGGAAGGGTCTGCCAGGAAACATAGACGCAGCGTTCACGTACAAGAACGGCAAAACATACTTCTTCAAG GGCTCAAAGTATTGGAGATTCGTGGGCAAGAGAATGGACGGGGATTACCCGAAGGAAATCAGCGAGGGTTTCACGGGCATTCCAGACAACATCGATACTGTGACAGTGTGGACCGGAAACGGCAAGATTTACTTCTACAAAGGTAGCAAGTTCTGGAGGTTCGATCCAGCGCAGAAACCGCCAGTGAAGAACACTTATCCTAAACTGATCTCGAATTGGGAGGGTCTTCCGGATAATCTGGACGCCTCGATCGTCTATCACGGTTACACGTACTTCTTCAAAGGTGACGCTTACTACCGGTTCCAGGACAGGTCGTTCAGC GTGGACATTGCTGACCCAGCGTTCCCAAGGTCGACTGCGTACTGGTGGTTCGGGTGCAGGTCCGCCAACAAAGGAACACTAGGTAAAGAGCAATGGCTCCGTGAAAATCCTGAAGACACTTTTCCGCATGCCAACATCCTGGTGCCCGACCACGGTGACTTCGACGACCCCGACGGTTACGGAGATGTGGGAGACATCATTCTAGACGCAG GCGAAACGGACGAGCAGCTAGTCACGTCTTCCAATCAGGACATGGACAACGGAGCGATGCACAATTACAGATCGCCGTCCCAATGGTGGTACCTGTCGTTCAGTATAATGACTATGGTCCTTGCTAAAGTAATCGCCACCACGTAA
- the LOC144471397 gene encoding matrix metalloproteinase-14-like isoform X2, with amino-acid sequence MRTKWNCLRPGRCTGSVLLAVVLVIVAVEADEASPEISQTAAMNYLSQFGYLQPINPTSGGIISKDSLSKAVAEFQAFAGLNITGDFDADTYKLMALPRCGVKDKVGPGFGRSKRYALQGSRWRVKKLTYKISKYPRNLPQQKVDVELNKAFKVWSDYTDLVFIQKKSGQVHIEIRFEKGEHGDGDPFDGPGGTLAHAYFPVYGGDAHFDDAEHWTIDSYRGTNLFQVAAHEFGHSLGLSHSDIKAALMAPFYRGYEPNFRLDDDDIQGIQALYGKKTTNFGGIPTGPRFGTSTTSAPSEEDSELCVDPKVDTMFNSAEGHIYVFKDDRYWRLTADGVAVGYPKLISSSWKGLPGNIDAAFTYKNGKTYFFKGSKYWRFVGKRMDGDYPKEISEGFTGIPDNIDTVTVWTGNGKIYFYKGSKFWRFDPAQKPPVKNTYPKLISNWEGLPDNLDASIVYHGYTYFFKGDAYYRFQDRSFSVDIADPAFPRSTAYWWFGCRSANKGTLGKEQWLRENPEDTFPHANILVPDHGDFDDPDGYGDVGDIILDAEDNNLHSESRGFGKK; translated from the exons AACTACCTCTCTCAGTTCGGCTACTTGCAACCCATAAATCCAACGAGCGGCGGCATCATATCCAAGGACTCGCTGTCCAAAGCGGTCGCCGAATTCCAGGCTTTCGCTGGATTGAACATAACAG gCGACTTCGATGCAGACACGTACAAATTAATGGCGCTGCCGAGATGCGGCGTGAAAGACAAAGTTGGCCCCGGATTTGGACGATCGAAGCGGTACGCTCTTCAAG GATCGCGATGGCGTGTGAAAAAACTGACGTACAAGATCAGCAAGTACCCGCGGAACCTGCCGCAGCAAAAGGTCGACGTCGAGCTGAACAAAGCGTTCAAAGTGTGGTCGGACTATACAGATCTCGTCTTCATCCAGAAGAAATCGGGACAG GTCCACATAGAGATCAGATTCGAGAAGGGCGAGCACGGTGACGGAGATCCTTTCGATGGACCTGGTGGCACTTTGGCTCACGCTTACTTCCCTGTTTATGGCGGCGATGCCCATTTCGACGACGCAGAGCATTGGACAATCGACAGTTACCGCGGCACCAATCTGTTTCAAGTCGCGGCACACGAGTTCGGCCATTCCCTCGGCTTAAGTCACAGCGACATAAAAGCGGCCCTGATGGCACCCTTCTATCGTGGATACGAGCCCAACTTCCGGttggacgacgacgacatcCAGGGCATTCAG GCTTTGTACGGAAAAAAGACTACGAATTTCGGTGGAATTCCAACTGGACCTAGATTCGGAACTTCGACCACGTCGGCGCCCAGTGAAGAGGATTCCGAGCTTTGCGTAGATCCAAAAGTAGACACCATGTTCAATTCTGCGGAGGGACACATATACGTGTTCAAGG ACGATCGTTACTGGAGATTGACGGCGGACGGAGTGGCAGTCGGCTACCCCAAGCTAATTTCGAGCTCGTGGAAGGGTCTGCCAGGAAACATAGACGCAGCGTTCACGTACAAGAACGGCAAAACATACTTCTTCAAG GGCTCAAAGTATTGGAGATTCGTGGGCAAGAGAATGGACGGGGATTACCCGAAGGAAATCAGCGAGGGTTTCACGGGCATTCCAGACAACATCGATACTGTGACAGTGTGGACCGGAAACGGCAAGATTTACTTCTACAAAGGTAGCAAGTTCTGGAGGTTCGATCCAGCGCAGAAACCGCCAGTGAAGAACACTTATCCTAAACTGATCTCGAATTGGGAGGGTCTTCCGGATAATCTGGACGCCTCGATCGTCTATCACGGTTACACGTACTTCTTCAAAGGTGACGCTTACTACCGGTTCCAGGACAGGTCGTTCAGC GTGGACATTGCTGACCCAGCGTTCCCAAGGTCGACTGCGTACTGGTGGTTCGGGTGCAGGTCCGCCAACAAAGGAACACTAGGTAAAGAGCAATGGCTCCGTGAAAATCCTGAAGACACTTTTCCGCATGCCAACATCCTGGTGCCCGACCACGGTGACTTCGACGACCCCGACGGTTACGGAGATGTGGGAGACATCATTCTAGACGCAG AGGACAACAATCTACACTCGGAATCGCGTGGGTTCGGGAAAAAGTGA
- the LOC144471397 gene encoding matrix metalloproteinase-14-like isoform X4, giving the protein MRTKWNCLRPGRCTGSVLLAVVLVIVAVEADEASPEISQTAAMNYLSQFGYLQPINPTSGGIISKDSLSKAVAEFQAFAGLNITGDFDADTYKLMALPRCGVKDKVGPGFGRSKRYALQGSRWRVKKLTYKISKYPRNLPQQKVDVELNKAFKVWSDYTDLVFIQKKSGQVHIEIRFEKGEHGDGDPFDGPGGTLAHAYFPVYGGDAHFDDAEHWTIDSYRGTNLFQVAAHEFGHSLGLSHSDIKAALMAPFYRGYEPNFRLDDDDIQGIQALYGKKTTNFGGIPTGPRFGTSTTSAPSEEDSELCVDPKVDTMFNSAEGHIYVFKDDRYWRLTADGVAVGYPKLISSSWKGLPGNIDAAFTYKNGKTYFFKGSKYWRFVGKRMDGDYPKEISEGFTGIPDNIDTVTVWTGNGKIYFYKGSKFWRFDPAQKPPVKNTYPKLISNWEGLPDNLDASIVYHGYTYFFKGDAYYRFQDRSFSVDIADPAFPRSTAYWWFGCRSANKGTLEDNNLHSESRGFGKK; this is encoded by the exons AACTACCTCTCTCAGTTCGGCTACTTGCAACCCATAAATCCAACGAGCGGCGGCATCATATCCAAGGACTCGCTGTCCAAAGCGGTCGCCGAATTCCAGGCTTTCGCTGGATTGAACATAACAG gCGACTTCGATGCAGACACGTACAAATTAATGGCGCTGCCGAGATGCGGCGTGAAAGACAAAGTTGGCCCCGGATTTGGACGATCGAAGCGGTACGCTCTTCAAG GATCGCGATGGCGTGTGAAAAAACTGACGTACAAGATCAGCAAGTACCCGCGGAACCTGCCGCAGCAAAAGGTCGACGTCGAGCTGAACAAAGCGTTCAAAGTGTGGTCGGACTATACAGATCTCGTCTTCATCCAGAAGAAATCGGGACAG GTCCACATAGAGATCAGATTCGAGAAGGGCGAGCACGGTGACGGAGATCCTTTCGATGGACCTGGTGGCACTTTGGCTCACGCTTACTTCCCTGTTTATGGCGGCGATGCCCATTTCGACGACGCAGAGCATTGGACAATCGACAGTTACCGCGGCACCAATCTGTTTCAAGTCGCGGCACACGAGTTCGGCCATTCCCTCGGCTTAAGTCACAGCGACATAAAAGCGGCCCTGATGGCACCCTTCTATCGTGGATACGAGCCCAACTTCCGGttggacgacgacgacatcCAGGGCATTCAG GCTTTGTACGGAAAAAAGACTACGAATTTCGGTGGAATTCCAACTGGACCTAGATTCGGAACTTCGACCACGTCGGCGCCCAGTGAAGAGGATTCCGAGCTTTGCGTAGATCCAAAAGTAGACACCATGTTCAATTCTGCGGAGGGACACATATACGTGTTCAAGG ACGATCGTTACTGGAGATTGACGGCGGACGGAGTGGCAGTCGGCTACCCCAAGCTAATTTCGAGCTCGTGGAAGGGTCTGCCAGGAAACATAGACGCAGCGTTCACGTACAAGAACGGCAAAACATACTTCTTCAAG GGCTCAAAGTATTGGAGATTCGTGGGCAAGAGAATGGACGGGGATTACCCGAAGGAAATCAGCGAGGGTTTCACGGGCATTCCAGACAACATCGATACTGTGACAGTGTGGACCGGAAACGGCAAGATTTACTTCTACAAAGGTAGCAAGTTCTGGAGGTTCGATCCAGCGCAGAAACCGCCAGTGAAGAACACTTATCCTAAACTGATCTCGAATTGGGAGGGTCTTCCGGATAATCTGGACGCCTCGATCGTCTATCACGGTTACACGTACTTCTTCAAAGGTGACGCTTACTACCGGTTCCAGGACAGGTCGTTCAGC GTGGACATTGCTGACCCAGCGTTCCCAAGGTCGACTGCGTACTGGTGGTTCGGGTGCAGGTCCGCCAACAAAGGAACACTAG AGGACAACAATCTACACTCGGAATCGCGTGGGTTCGGGAAAAAGTGA